In Colletotrichum higginsianum IMI 349063 chromosome 1, whole genome shotgun sequence, one genomic interval encodes:
- a CDS encoding Major facilitator superfamily transporter, whose amino-acid sequence MSNPRTKQHSGGAPSPSSESETSPLLVSEHATSYGRAPSQSDSDVHGVVKQQSEPITAGRITIAERVWLFVGIFLVGYAYGLDSQVRGTYQPYATSSLNLHSSHSTINVLRSVVAVASQPTAAKIADIYGRFETVVAAILLYVLGTALEATATSVELFCAGAILYQIGWTCIVLLLEVLVADFSSMRSRVFFSYIPAIPFVFNTWISGTVTSAVLRVTSWRWGIGMWAIILPVCSIPLLTSLYSFGQQSRKSESHPEPKRAAVDLFHQLDAVGLAMLVAAFSFTLAPLTLAGGTASHWKSPAIIFPLVFGLLCIPAFIFWERRHAQVPLIPFRLLKDRGVWSALAVRSLLNFAWSTQGNYLYTVLVVAFDFPIETATRILSFFSFFGVFSGVMVGIVVYRTRKLKGIIITGACIFTASFGLLVLYPGGATSASQSGLIAAQIIMGLAGGLFAYPTQASIQASADHEHVAVITSLYLSVFNVGSALGNCLSGALWTQLLYPSLEQNLAFQPNGTLAQAVYNSPFATIEHYPVGGKIRDAIIDSYKDVQRLLCIAGLCICVPMVGFAFALRNPRLSEERVQPEASSESDA is encoded by the coding sequence ATGTCGAATCCACGGACGAAACAGcacagcggcggcgccccgTCCCCGAGCAGCGAGAGTGAGACATCGCCGCTCCTCGTATCCGAGCACGCCACCTCCTACGGCCGAGCCCCGAGCCAGAGCGATTCCGACGTCCACGGCGTCGTCAAACAGCAATCCGAACCCATCACGGCAGGCcgcatcaccatcgccgagcGCGTCTGGCTCTTTgtcggcatcttcctcgtcggctaCGCCTACGGCCTCGACAGCCAGGTCCGCGGCACCTACCAGCCCTACGCCACCTCGAGCCTGAACCTGCACTCGTCCCATTCCACCATCAACGTCCTGCgcagcgtcgtcgccgtcgcctcacAGCCCACTGCGGCCAAGATTGCAGACATTTACGGCCGCTTCGAGACCGTCGTCGCTGCCATCCTGCTCTACGTCCTAGGCACCGCTCTCGAGGCTACCGCCACCTCGGTCGAGCTGTTCTGCGCCGGCGCTATCCTGTACCAGATCGGCTGGACAtgcatcgtcctcctcctcgaggtcctcgtcgccgacttCTCCTCCATGCGCTCCCGCGTCTTCTTCAGTTATATCCCCGCCATCCCTTTCGTCTTCAACACCTGGATCAGCGGCACCGTCACCTCTGCCGTTCTGCGCGTCACCTCTTGGAGATGGGGCATCGGCATGTGGGCCATCATCCTGCCCGTCTGTTCCATCCCGCTGCTCACGAGCCTGTACTCCTTCGGTCAGCAGTCCCGGAAGTCCGAATCCCACCCCGAGCCCAAGAgggccgccgtcgacttGTTCCATCAactcgatgccgtcggcctcgccatgCTTGTCGCCGCCTTTTCCTTCACCTTGGCGCCCCTCACTCTAGCTGGCGGGACGGCGAGTCACTGGAAATCCCCGGCCATCATCTTCCCCCTTGTTTTTGGCCTGCTCTGCATTCCGGCCTTCATCTTTTGGGAACGTCGGCACGCCCAGGTGCCCCTCATACCCTTCCGCCTCCTCAAGGACCGCGGAGTCTGGTCGGCCCTGGCGGTACGGAGTCTGCTCAACTTCGCCTGGTCGACCCAGGGAAACTACCTGTACACCGTGCTCGTCGTAGCGTTTGATTTTCCCATAGAGACAGCGACCCGCATCTTGTcattcttctccttttttgGCGTTTTCAGCGGCGTCATGGTCGGCATTGTCGTCTACCGGACCCGCAAGCTCaagggcatcatcatcacagGCGCTTGCATTTTCACGGCCTCTTTCGGCCTTCTCGTTTTATATCCCGGGGGCGCCACATCGGCTTCGCAGTCCggcctcatcgccgcccaAATCATCATGGGCTTGGCCGGCGGCTTGTTCGCTTACCCGACGCAGGCCTCCATCCAGGCGTCCGCGGACCACGAGCACGTCGCCGTTATCACCAGCCTCTACCTGTCCGTCTTCAACGTCGGGAGCGCCTTGGGGAATTGCCTGTCGGGGGCACTCTGGACGCAGCTGCTCTATCCGTCCCTTGAGCAGAATCTTGCTTTCCAGCCAAATGGGACGCTAGCGCAGGCGGTCTACAACTCCCCGTTCGCGACCATCGAACATTATCCCGTGGGAGGAAAGATCAGagacgccatcatcgacagcTACAAGGATGTCCAGAGGCTGCTTTGCATCGCCGGACTGTGTATCTGCGTGCCGATGGTCGGCTTTGCTTTTGCGTTGAGAAACCCCAGGCTATCGGAGGAACGGGTGCAGCCGGAGGCGTCCAGCGAGTCTGACGCATGA
- a CDS encoding Vesicular amine transporter translates to MAMASAAAPAPKRAPFLFAYRSSVAFIIITVAFAVFTDVFLYGVIVPVVPFALESRVDIAGGQVYGAALLVSSPIWGYLADRISSRRMPMVAGLLLLGGATALLCAGTSIPLLVVGRLLQGASAALVWTVGLALIVDATSSENMGKAMGWVGMAMSAGILSSPMLGGLVYSAGGYYAVFAMCFGLIAVDTAMRLMAIDVKTARAWLEEAPTPADGGIALDDERRHADDGQNGTAEPTLRGGKATSRSKPAFLTLLRSPRLLAALWGTLVHGIVTTSFDSTLPLFVSETFDWDSVGAGLIFLPLVTPSLLGPLVGAACDRWGARPLSSVGFLVATPFLICLRFVGSDGLSQKAILCVLLVGVGVAMALVLGPLMAEITWVVEDVMPTSAQSSYAQAYGLYNMAFSGGALLGPIIGGMIRDAAGWGTVGWTLGLVTFVTSVTQVVWIGGPLIRHRMSDEAGTES, encoded by the exons ATGGCTAtggcctccgccgccgctcccgctccgAAACGAGCTCCCTTCTTGTTCGCATACCGCAGCTCCGTggccttcatcatcatcacggTCGCGTTTGCCGTCTTCACA GACGTCTTCCTCTacggcgtcatcgtcccGGTCGTTCCTTTTGCCCTCGAATCCCGCGTCGACATCGCTGGAGGCCAAG TTTATGGagccgccctcctcgtctccTCGC CAATATGGGGCTATCTCGCCGACCGCATCTCCTCCCGCCGCATGCCCATGGTCGCCGGTCTCTTGCTCCTGGGCGGAGCGACCGCCCTCCTGTGCGCGGGGACCAGcatccccctcctcgtcgtcggccggctGCTGCAGGGCGCGTCCGCCGCCCTGGTCTGGAcggtcggcctcgccctcatcgtcgacgccaccAGCAGCGAGAACATGGGCAAGGCCATGGGGTGGGTGGGCATGGCGATGAGCGCGGGCATCCTCTCGTCGCCGATGCTGGGGGGTCTCGTGTACAGCGCCGGCGGCTActacgccgtcttcgccatgTGCTTCGGCCTGATCGCTGTCGACACGGCCATGAGGCTGATGGCCATCGACGTCAAGACGGCCCGGGCCTGGCTCGAAGAGGCTCCGACGCCTGCCGATGGCGGCATCgccctggacgacgagcggCGCCATGCCGATGACGGCCAGAATGGGACGGCCGAGCCGACGCTGCGGGGAGGCAAGGCGACGAGCCGCAGCAAACCCGCCTTCTTGACATTGCTCCGGAGCCCGCGCCTCCTCGCTGCGCTCTGGGGCACCCTCGTCCACGGCATCGTCACGACGTCCTTCGACAGCACCCTGCCCCTGTTCGTCTCGGAGACGTTCGACTGGGACTCTGTCGGCGCTGGCCTGATCTTCCTGCCGTTGGTCACCCCTTCGCTACTCGGACCCCTGGTCGGCGCCGCTTGCGACCGCTGGGGTGCCAGACCGCTGTCGAGCGTCGGGTTTCTCGTCGCGACGCCCTTCCTGATCTGCCTCCGTTTCGTGGGAAGCGACGGCCTATCGCAAAAGGCCATCCTGTGCGTCCTGCTCGTCGGGGTGGGCGTTGCCATGGCCTTGGTGCTCGGCCCGCTGATGGCTGAAATCACTtgggtcgtcgaggacgtcatGCCCACTTCGGCACAGAGCTCCTACGCGCAGGCGTACGGGCTGTACAACATGGCCTTCTCGGGAGGCGCCCTGCTGGggcccatcatcggcggcatgatccgtgatgctgctggttgGGGCACTGTTGGTTGGACTTTGGGCCTGGTGACGTTTGTAACTTCCGTCACGCAGGTCGTCTGGATCGGTGGCCCTCTGATCAGGCACAGAATGAGCGACGAAGCCGGGACGGAGTCTTGA